Proteins encoded within one genomic window of Cucumis sativus cultivar 9930 chromosome 3, Cucumber_9930_V3, whole genome shotgun sequence:
- the LOC101206879 gene encoding uncharacterized protein LOC101206879 isoform X3, translating into MSWTTWKGCAFEFGGSGKNKNSRLETKSELETDKESGLDKKPDGNLNRLDPVTRMVAGVRKRCLKILPPNELEQLDIPVLEDSPVSEIDVNYITDSDNSLSVDKTYFSRQSMNATRFNLFTGYQTLEQRENSYKSWLSSSRNSSVQVNRTAEVHCGFYSNDGGFKISNEDKTFMRTCTFVVSTCAFGGGDDLYQPIGMSEASLRKVCFVAFWDEITLSVQESAGHVIGEGGFIGKWRVVVVRDLPFSDQRLNGKIPKMLGHRLFPNVKYSIWVDSKSQFRRDPLGVFEALLWRSNSELAISQHGARSSVYDEAEAVVKKHKATPEEVDVQIKQYRHDQFPDDKRFNGHKALAEASVIVREHSPVVNLFMCLWFNEVVRFTSRDQLSFPYVLWRLKVLKKLNMFPVCIRKDLVNSMGHISKAKPLNVSRLS; encoded by the exons ATGAGTTGGACGACATGGAAAGGATGCGCGTTCGAGTTCGGAGGAAGCGGAAAAAACAAG AATTCGAGGCTGGAGACGAAATCGGAGCTTGAAACTGATAAGGAGTCGGGATTGGACAAAAAACCAGATGGAAATTTGAATAGACTCGATCCAGTTACTAGGATGGTTGCCGGAGTAAGAAAAC GTTGCTTGAAAATTCTGCCTCCAAATGAACTTGAGCAATTGGATATTCCTGTGCTAGAAGATTCGCCAGTTTCCGAGATTGATGTGAACTACATAACTGATAGTGACAATTCGTTGTCAGTAGATAAAACTTACTTCTCACGTCAAAGTATGAATGCAACAAGATTTAATCTATTTACTGGATACCAGACTCTCGAACAAAGAGAAAACAGTTATAAG TCTTGGCTCTCAAGCTCTAGGAATTCGTCGGTACAGGTAAATAGAACTGCTGAGGTACATTGCGGTTTTTACAGCAATGATGGgggtttcaaaatttctaatgAAGACAAAACTTTCATGCGAACATGCACCTTTGTGGTGTCCACATGTGCATTTGGTGGTGGAGATGATCTTTATCAACCTATTGGAATGTCAGAGGCATCACTTCGCAAG GTTTGCTTTGTTGCGTTTTGGGATGAAATCACATTAAGTGTTCAAGAATCAGCGGGACATGTTATTGGTGAGGGTGGATTTATTGGGAAATGGCGTGTTGTAGTTGTGAGGGATCTTCCCTTCAGTGATCAAAGATTGAATGGCAAAATTCCGAAG ATGTTGGGTCATCGTCTCTTCCCTAATGTGAAGTACTCCATTTGGGTAGATTCAAAGTCTCAGTTCCGTAGAGATCCACTAGGAGTGTTTGAAGCTCTTCTTTGGCGTTCAAATTCGGAACTTGCAATATCACAACATGGAGCTCGTAGTAGTGTCTATGATGAGGCTGAAGCTGTGgtcaagaaacataaagcCACCCCAGAAGAAGTTGACGTGCAGATAAAACAATACCGTCACGATCAGTTCCCAGATGACAAGAGATTTAATGGCCATAAAG CTCTTGCAGAGGCCTCTGTGATTGTTAGGGAGCACTCTCCGGTGGTGAATCTGTTCATGTGCCTGTGGTTTAATGAGGTGGTGCGATTTACGTCCAGAGATCAACTTAGCTTTCCATATGTGCTATGGCGActaaaagttttaaagaaaCTCAATATGTTCCCAGTTTGCATTCGCAAAGATCTTGTGAATAGTATGGGCCACATAAGCAAGGCTAAGCCTCTGAATGTGAGCCGATTATCTTGA
- the LOC101206879 gene encoding uncharacterized protein LOC101206879 isoform X1, which translates to MSNNSSSVSIPVSDNELDDMERMRVRVRRKRKKQGNRVNNELAPRVFRMMLKYWLVVFFLLAAGLLLFEATKIGQNSRLETKSELETDKESGLDKKPDGNLNRLDPVTRMVAGVRKRCLKILPPNELEQLDIPVLEDSPVSEIDVNYITDSDNSLSVDKTYFSRQSMNATRFNLFTGYQTLEQRENSYKSWLSSSRNSSVQVNRTAEVHCGFYSNDGGFKISNEDKTFMRTCTFVVSTCAFGGGDDLYQPIGMSEASLRKVCFVAFWDEITLSVQESAGHVIGEGGFIGKWRVVVVRDLPFSDQRLNGKIPKMLGHRLFPNVKYSIWVDSKSQFRRDPLGVFEALLWRSNSELAISQHGARSSVYDEAEAVVKKHKATPEEVDVQIKQYRHDQFPDDKRFNGHKALAEASVIVREHSPVVNLFMCLWFNEVVRFTSRDQLSFPYVLWRLKVLKKLNMFPVCIRKDLVNSMGHISKAKPLNVSRLS; encoded by the exons ATGTCCAACAATAGCAGCAGTGTATCCATCCCAGTTTCCGACAATGAGTTGGACGACATGGAAAGGATGCGCGTTCGAGTTCGGAGGAAGCGGAAAAAACAAGGTAATCGAGTCAATAATGAGTTGGCTCCTCGAGTTTTTAGAATGATGTTGAAGTATTGGCTTGttgttttcttccttcttgCCGCTGGCTTGCTTTTGTTTGAGGCAACAAAAATTGGTCAGAATTCGAGGCTGGAGACGAAATCGGAGCTTGAAACTGATAAGGAGTCGGGATTGGACAAAAAACCAGATGGAAATTTGAATAGACTCGATCCAGTTACTAGGATGGTTGCCGGAGTAAGAAAAC GTTGCTTGAAAATTCTGCCTCCAAATGAACTTGAGCAATTGGATATTCCTGTGCTAGAAGATTCGCCAGTTTCCGAGATTGATGTGAACTACATAACTGATAGTGACAATTCGTTGTCAGTAGATAAAACTTACTTCTCACGTCAAAGTATGAATGCAACAAGATTTAATCTATTTACTGGATACCAGACTCTCGAACAAAGAGAAAACAGTTATAAG TCTTGGCTCTCAAGCTCTAGGAATTCGTCGGTACAGGTAAATAGAACTGCTGAGGTACATTGCGGTTTTTACAGCAATGATGGgggtttcaaaatttctaatgAAGACAAAACTTTCATGCGAACATGCACCTTTGTGGTGTCCACATGTGCATTTGGTGGTGGAGATGATCTTTATCAACCTATTGGAATGTCAGAGGCATCACTTCGCAAG GTTTGCTTTGTTGCGTTTTGGGATGAAATCACATTAAGTGTTCAAGAATCAGCGGGACATGTTATTGGTGAGGGTGGATTTATTGGGAAATGGCGTGTTGTAGTTGTGAGGGATCTTCCCTTCAGTGATCAAAGATTGAATGGCAAAATTCCGAAG ATGTTGGGTCATCGTCTCTTCCCTAATGTGAAGTACTCCATTTGGGTAGATTCAAAGTCTCAGTTCCGTAGAGATCCACTAGGAGTGTTTGAAGCTCTTCTTTGGCGTTCAAATTCGGAACTTGCAATATCACAACATGGAGCTCGTAGTAGTGTCTATGATGAGGCTGAAGCTGTGgtcaagaaacataaagcCACCCCAGAAGAAGTTGACGTGCAGATAAAACAATACCGTCACGATCAGTTCCCAGATGACAAGAGATTTAATGGCCATAAAG CTCTTGCAGAGGCCTCTGTGATTGTTAGGGAGCACTCTCCGGTGGTGAATCTGTTCATGTGCCTGTGGTTTAATGAGGTGGTGCGATTTACGTCCAGAGATCAACTTAGCTTTCCATATGTGCTATGGCGActaaaagttttaaagaaaCTCAATATGTTCCCAGTTTGCATTCGCAAAGATCTTGTGAATAGTATGGGCCACATAAGCAAGGCTAAGCCTCTGAATGTGAGCCGATTATCTTGA
- the LOC101206879 gene encoding uncharacterized protein LOC101206879 isoform X4: MSWTTWKGCAFEFGGSGKNKNSRLETKSELETDKESGLDKKPDGNLNRLDPVTRMVAGVRKRCLKILPPNELEQLDIPVLEDSPVSEIDVNYITDSDNSLSVDKTYFSRQSMNATRFNLFTGYQTLEQRENSYKVNRTAEVHCGFYSNDGGFKISNEDKTFMRTCTFVVSTCAFGGGDDLYQPIGMSEASLRKVCFVAFWDEITLSVQESAGHVIGEGGFIGKWRVVVVRDLPFSDQRLNGKIPKMLGHRLFPNVKYSIWVDSKSQFRRDPLGVFEALLWRSNSELAISQHGARSSVYDEAEAVVKKHKATPEEVDVQIKQYRHDQFPDDKRFNGHKALAEASVIVREHSPVVNLFMCLWFNEVVRFTSRDQLSFPYVLWRLKVLKKLNMFPVCIRKDLVNSMGHISKAKPLNVSRLS, encoded by the exons ATGAGTTGGACGACATGGAAAGGATGCGCGTTCGAGTTCGGAGGAAGCGGAAAAAACAAG AATTCGAGGCTGGAGACGAAATCGGAGCTTGAAACTGATAAGGAGTCGGGATTGGACAAAAAACCAGATGGAAATTTGAATAGACTCGATCCAGTTACTAGGATGGTTGCCGGAGTAAGAAAAC GTTGCTTGAAAATTCTGCCTCCAAATGAACTTGAGCAATTGGATATTCCTGTGCTAGAAGATTCGCCAGTTTCCGAGATTGATGTGAACTACATAACTGATAGTGACAATTCGTTGTCAGTAGATAAAACTTACTTCTCACGTCAAAGTATGAATGCAACAAGATTTAATCTATTTACTGGATACCAGACTCTCGAACAAAGAGAAAACAGTTATAAG GTAAATAGAACTGCTGAGGTACATTGCGGTTTTTACAGCAATGATGGgggtttcaaaatttctaatgAAGACAAAACTTTCATGCGAACATGCACCTTTGTGGTGTCCACATGTGCATTTGGTGGTGGAGATGATCTTTATCAACCTATTGGAATGTCAGAGGCATCACTTCGCAAG GTTTGCTTTGTTGCGTTTTGGGATGAAATCACATTAAGTGTTCAAGAATCAGCGGGACATGTTATTGGTGAGGGTGGATTTATTGGGAAATGGCGTGTTGTAGTTGTGAGGGATCTTCCCTTCAGTGATCAAAGATTGAATGGCAAAATTCCGAAG ATGTTGGGTCATCGTCTCTTCCCTAATGTGAAGTACTCCATTTGGGTAGATTCAAAGTCTCAGTTCCGTAGAGATCCACTAGGAGTGTTTGAAGCTCTTCTTTGGCGTTCAAATTCGGAACTTGCAATATCACAACATGGAGCTCGTAGTAGTGTCTATGATGAGGCTGAAGCTGTGgtcaagaaacataaagcCACCCCAGAAGAAGTTGACGTGCAGATAAAACAATACCGTCACGATCAGTTCCCAGATGACAAGAGATTTAATGGCCATAAAG CTCTTGCAGAGGCCTCTGTGATTGTTAGGGAGCACTCTCCGGTGGTGAATCTGTTCATGTGCCTGTGGTTTAATGAGGTGGTGCGATTTACGTCCAGAGATCAACTTAGCTTTCCATATGTGCTATGGCGActaaaagttttaaagaaaCTCAATATGTTCCCAGTTTGCATTCGCAAAGATCTTGTGAATAGTATGGGCCACATAAGCAAGGCTAAGCCTCTGAATGTGAGCCGATTATCTTGA
- the LOC101206879 gene encoding uncharacterized protein LOC101206879 isoform X2, whose amino-acid sequence MSNNSSSVSIPVSDNELDDMERMRVRVRRKRKKQGNRVNNELAPRVFRMMLKYWLVVFFLLAAGLLLFEATKIGQNSRLETKSELETDKESGLDKKPDGNLNRLDPVTRMVAGVRKRCLKILPPNELEQLDIPVLEDSPVSEIDVNYITDSDNSLSVDKTYFSRQSMNATRFNLFTGYQTLEQRENSYKVNRTAEVHCGFYSNDGGFKISNEDKTFMRTCTFVVSTCAFGGGDDLYQPIGMSEASLRKVCFVAFWDEITLSVQESAGHVIGEGGFIGKWRVVVVRDLPFSDQRLNGKIPKMLGHRLFPNVKYSIWVDSKSQFRRDPLGVFEALLWRSNSELAISQHGARSSVYDEAEAVVKKHKATPEEVDVQIKQYRHDQFPDDKRFNGHKALAEASVIVREHSPVVNLFMCLWFNEVVRFTSRDQLSFPYVLWRLKVLKKLNMFPVCIRKDLVNSMGHISKAKPLNVSRLS is encoded by the exons ATGTCCAACAATAGCAGCAGTGTATCCATCCCAGTTTCCGACAATGAGTTGGACGACATGGAAAGGATGCGCGTTCGAGTTCGGAGGAAGCGGAAAAAACAAGGTAATCGAGTCAATAATGAGTTGGCTCCTCGAGTTTTTAGAATGATGTTGAAGTATTGGCTTGttgttttcttccttcttgCCGCTGGCTTGCTTTTGTTTGAGGCAACAAAAATTGGTCAGAATTCGAGGCTGGAGACGAAATCGGAGCTTGAAACTGATAAGGAGTCGGGATTGGACAAAAAACCAGATGGAAATTTGAATAGACTCGATCCAGTTACTAGGATGGTTGCCGGAGTAAGAAAAC GTTGCTTGAAAATTCTGCCTCCAAATGAACTTGAGCAATTGGATATTCCTGTGCTAGAAGATTCGCCAGTTTCCGAGATTGATGTGAACTACATAACTGATAGTGACAATTCGTTGTCAGTAGATAAAACTTACTTCTCACGTCAAAGTATGAATGCAACAAGATTTAATCTATTTACTGGATACCAGACTCTCGAACAAAGAGAAAACAGTTATAAG GTAAATAGAACTGCTGAGGTACATTGCGGTTTTTACAGCAATGATGGgggtttcaaaatttctaatgAAGACAAAACTTTCATGCGAACATGCACCTTTGTGGTGTCCACATGTGCATTTGGTGGTGGAGATGATCTTTATCAACCTATTGGAATGTCAGAGGCATCACTTCGCAAG GTTTGCTTTGTTGCGTTTTGGGATGAAATCACATTAAGTGTTCAAGAATCAGCGGGACATGTTATTGGTGAGGGTGGATTTATTGGGAAATGGCGTGTTGTAGTTGTGAGGGATCTTCCCTTCAGTGATCAAAGATTGAATGGCAAAATTCCGAAG ATGTTGGGTCATCGTCTCTTCCCTAATGTGAAGTACTCCATTTGGGTAGATTCAAAGTCTCAGTTCCGTAGAGATCCACTAGGAGTGTTTGAAGCTCTTCTTTGGCGTTCAAATTCGGAACTTGCAATATCACAACATGGAGCTCGTAGTAGTGTCTATGATGAGGCTGAAGCTGTGgtcaagaaacataaagcCACCCCAGAAGAAGTTGACGTGCAGATAAAACAATACCGTCACGATCAGTTCCCAGATGACAAGAGATTTAATGGCCATAAAG CTCTTGCAGAGGCCTCTGTGATTGTTAGGGAGCACTCTCCGGTGGTGAATCTGTTCATGTGCCTGTGGTTTAATGAGGTGGTGCGATTTACGTCCAGAGATCAACTTAGCTTTCCATATGTGCTATGGCGActaaaagttttaaagaaaCTCAATATGTTCCCAGTTTGCATTCGCAAAGATCTTGTGAATAGTATGGGCCACATAAGCAAGGCTAAGCCTCTGAATGTGAGCCGATTATCTTGA
- the LOC101206632 gene encoding 30S ribosomal protein S9, chloroplastic: protein MATSISSLAFSLSSLSFSSQVSHKPSALSFPRSKSLLISPSSSTSSLVVTASAAAVVETADLKTFVKSSLPGGFAAQTLFGTGRRKSAVARVVLREGTGKVIINYREAKEYLQGNPLWLQYVKIPLVTLGYESSYDVFVKAEGGGLSGQAQAISLGIARALLKVSDDHRSPLKKEGLLTRDARVVERKKAGLKKARKAPQFSKR from the exons ATGGCTACTTCTATATCCTCTCTTGCATTTTCTCTAtcttctctctccttttcttcCCAAGTATCACACAAGCCAAGTGCCCTCTCCTTTCCCCGTTCAAAATCTCTTCTGATTTCCCCTTCCTCCTCTACTTCCTCACTTGTCGTAACTGCCTCCGCCGCTGCCGTTGTCGAGACCGCCGACCTTAAGACTTTCGTCAAATCGAGCCTCCCTGGTGGTTTTGCCGCTCAGACGCTTTTTGGTACTGGTCGCCGGAAATCTGCCGTAGCTCGTGTTGTCCTTCGTGAAGGCACTGGCAAAGTTATTATCAATTACCGCGAAGCTAAG GAATATCTTCAAGGAAATCCATTGTGGCTTCAATATGTGAAAATTCCTTTAGTAACATTAGGATATGAAAGTAGCTACGATGTATTCGTGAAGGCTGAAGGAGGCGGGCTATCTGGCCAGGCACAGGCAATTTCCCTTGGCATTGCTCGTGCTCTGCTAAAGGTGAGCGATGATCACAGATCACCTCTAAAGAAAGAAGGGCTTTTGACAAGAGACGCTAGAGTTGTGGAGAGAAAGAAGGCTGGTCTCAAGAAAGCTCGTAAAGCCCCACAATTCTCCAAGCGTTGA